From one Phycodurus eques isolate BA_2022a chromosome 19, UOR_Pequ_1.1, whole genome shotgun sequence genomic stretch:
- the trim16 gene encoding tripartite motif-containing protein 16, giving the protein MENAPDEPQQEDAVPRVNPGGDPEGGPEGRPRAEEAPDKDPEAAARDQVLAEDAVVCDSCIESPRRALKSCLTCLVSYCEAHLRPHLENAKFHNHRLVEPLRDIERRTCEIHKRPLELFCEADACCLCRDCADEEHRGHDTARVAEARRRVERELRAKRGEMTKTVTAAENAIDKLQLNAVSIRQSVTEVRAVIRAQFEQLRAAVEKAEREVGDVLEGEEKQALGQAEGIRAHLEQRCAELKRTQARVDKISRHKNDVDFLQEYSEWKKDASDISLPGVYIGLMDGLNSVGRVIADATQELCAALATSYMDKVRETCNADKMGIKTTVQAVVSAKHNAGVPEPVTRADFLKYGAQVSFDADTAHVFLRLTEENRKVTNTTPWQHSYPDLPERFRDWRQVLAAESFYLGRHYFEADIGGEGTHVGLAYKSIQRKGGDSRSCITGNNFSWCLHWNGRNFSAWHSGVETPLSVRKFTRVGVYVDSARGLLAFYGVDEVMTLIHRYEAEFLEPLYPAFWLSKKENVVVLVPPGEPLPLKSPSPPTSPSNGVPLP; this is encoded by the exons ATGGAGAACGCTCCGGATGAGCCCCAGCAGGAGGACGCCGTCCCCCGAGTGAACCCCGGAGGAGACCCGGAAGGAGGCCCTGAGGGACGCCCCCGAGCGGAAGAAGCTCCCGACAAGGACCCGG AGGCGGCGGCGCGCGACCAAGTTTTGGCCGAGGACGCGGTGGTGTGCGACTCGTGCATCGAGAGCCCGCGGCGGGCGCTCAAGTCGTGCCTGACGTGTTTGGTGTCGTACTGCGAGGCGCACTTGCGCCCTCACCTGGAAAACGCCAAGTTCCACAACCACCGGCTGGTGGAGCCGCTGCGCGACATCGAGAGGCGCACCTGCGAGATCCACAAGCGGCCTCTGGAGCTCTTCTGCGAGGCCGACGCCTGCTGCCTGTGCCGGGACTGCGCGGACGAGGAGCACCGCGGGCACGACACCGCGCGCGTCGCCGAGGCGCGCCGCCGGGTCGAG AGGGAGCTGCGGGCCAAACGCGGCGAGATGACCAAGACCGTGACGGCGGCAGAGAACGCCATCGACAAGCTGCAGCTCAACGCCGTTTCCATCCGGCAGTCGGTCACCGAGGTGCGCGCCGTCATCCGGGCCCAGTTCGAGCAGCTGCGGGCGGCCGTGGAGAAGGCCGAGAGGGAGGTGGGCGACGTCCTGGAGGGCGAGGAGAAGCAGGCCCTCGGGCAGGCCGAGGGCATCCGCGCCCACCTGGAGCAAAGGTGCGCCGAGCTCAAGAGGACGCAGGCGCGGGTGGACAAGATCTCGCGCCACAAGAATGACGTGGACTTCCTGCAG GAGTATTCCGAGTGGAAGAAGGACGCGTCTGACATTTCCTTGCCCGGCGTGTACATCGGACTGATGGATGGCCTCAACTCCGTCGGCCGCGTGATCGCCGACGCCACGCAGGAGCTGTGCGCCGCGCTGGCCACGTCCTACATGGACAAGGTCCGCGAGACGTGCAACGCCG ACAAGATGGGCATCAAGACGACGGTCCAGGCCGTCGTTTCGGCCAAACACAACGCCGGCGTTCCCGAGCCCGTCACGCGGGCGGACTTCCTCAAGT ACGGCGCTCAGGTGAGCTTCGACGCGGACACGGCTCACGTCTTCCTGCGTCTGACCGAAGAGAACCGCAAGGTGACCAACACCACGCCCTGGCAGCACTCCTACCCGGACCTCCCCGAGCGCTTCCGGGATTGGCGGCAAGTGCTGGCCGCCGAAAGTTTCTACCTGGGCCGGCATTACTTTGAGGCGGACATCGGCGGCGAGGGCACGCACGTGGGCCTCGCCTACAAGAGCATCCAGCGCAAAGGCGGCGACAGCAGAAGCTGCATCACCGGCAACAACTTCTCCTGGTGCCTGCACTGGAACGGCCGGAACTTCTCCGCCTGGCACAGCGGCGTGGAGACGCCCCTCAGCGTGAGGAAGTTCACGCGTGTCG GCGTGTACGTGGACTCCGCCCGAGGCCTCCTGGCCTTCTACGGCGTGGACGAAGTCATGACGCTCATCCACCGCTACGAGGCCGAGTTCCTGGAGCCGCTGTATCCCGCCTTCTGGTTGTCCAAGAAGGAGAACGTGGTGGTTCTGGTGCCGCCCGGCGAGCCCTTGCCCCTCAAGAGCCCCTCTCCTCCCACGTCCCCTTCTAACGGCGTCCCTCTTCCGTAA